The proteins below are encoded in one region of Cololabis saira isolate AMF1-May2022 chromosome 21, fColSai1.1, whole genome shotgun sequence:
- the med15 gene encoding mediator of RNA polymerase II transcription subunit 15 isoform X7 produces MEVPGSDSDWRSPQFRQKVVAQIEEAMRKAGTMNTTPKSSTDMENHVYIKAKTREEYLSLVARLIIHFRDIHKKALGGPDPMNALTNLTGVGGGPGGIGMGPRPAGAPVGGLGAPVGAMGAMGPMQIGQHAMAGVAGNPQAIVPGSAVGGPGQMPMQQMVQQQQQQQQQSLQFQQFQQQQQQQQQQQQQQNAALQQFQQMRAQQQQQQLQHHQNQQLQHQNQQQQAQSQQQQNQMHQTRMQLQQQQQQMLQQQMQQQHAQAQAQAQAQAQAQAQAQAQSIQHMVQQQQQQHQVQPQPGQMPPHSQQQQQQQQAGLVQQMTPSQHVPINSLSQQQQQQLKIQALQQARASQLQQQQQQAAQQAQLNAAAAAAQAAPSVPGQMVRPNMQNLARMPRPPVSTAIPHANAAANAAAVGAPAMTQQVQQHAMMSSPSPVQVPTPQMPPPPQPSPQPPTSQPNSASSGPTPSPGGFQPSPSPQPSPSPATSRTPQNYGVPSPGPLNTPGNPGSVMSPAGASSLEDQQYMEKLKQLSKYIEPLRRMINKIDKNEDRKKDLSKMKSLLNILTDPTTRCPLKTLQKCEIALEKLKNDMAVPTPPPPPVPTKQQYLCQPLLDAVMANIRSPVFNHSLYRTFAPAMSAIHGPPITGPPVGARKRKLEEDEPAIPNILQGEVARLDVRFLVQLDPGFCSNNGTVHLVCKLDDKNLPSVPPLQLSVPADYPDQSPFWTDDRDQYGSNVFLQSVHRNLTSKLLQLPDKHSLTELLNTWRQSVRQACL; encoded by the exons ATGGAGGTTCCCGGCTCCGACAGCGACTGGAGGAGCCCGCAGTTCCGACAGAAAGTCGTGGCTCAGAT AGAGGAGGCCATGAGGAAAGCAGGAACCATGAACACCACGCCCAAGTCCAGCACAGACATGGAGAACCACGTCTACATCAAGGCCAAGACCCGG GAGGAGTACCTGTCCCTGGTGGCTCGGCTCATCATTCACTTCAGAGACATCC ACAAGAAGGCTCTCGGGGGTCCAG ATCCCATGAATGCCCTGACTAACCTGACGGGGGTCGGCGGGGGCCCGGGCGGCATCGGCATGGGGCCCCGCCCCGCCGGGGCCCCGGTGGGGGGCCTGGGGGCCCCGGTGGGGGCCATGGGGGCCATGGGGCCCATGCAGATAGGCCAGCATGCCATGGCCGGGGTGGCCGGGAACCCGCAAGCCA TTGTTCCTGGCTCCGCAGTGGGGGGGCCGGGCCAGATGCCCATGCAGCAGatggtgcagcagcagcagcagcagcagcagcagtcccTGCAGTTCCAGCagttccagcagcagcagcagcagcaacagcagcagcagcagcagcagaacgcAGCCCTGCAGCAGTTCCAGCAGATGagagcccagcagcagcagcagcagctgcagcaccaccagaaccagcagctgcagcaccagaaccagcagcagcaggcgcagagccagcagcagcagaaccag ATGCACCAGACGAggatgcagctgcagcagcagcagcagcagatgctgcagcagcagatgcagcagcaACACGCCCAGGCGCAGGCTCAGGCTCAAGCGCAGGCCCAAGCCCAAGCTCAAGCTCAGGCCCAGTCCATCCAGCACatggtgcagcagcagcagcagcagcaccaggttCAGCCCCAGCCGGGCCAGATGCCTCCGcactcccagcagcagcagcagcagcagcaggccgGCCTGGTGCAGCAGATGACGCCGTCCCAGCACGTCCCCATCAACTCCCtgagccagcagcagcagcagcagctcaagatcCAGGCCCTGCAG caGGCCCGTGCgtcgcagctgcagcagcagcagcagcaggcggCGCAGCAGGCACAGCtcaacgccgccgccgccgctgcgcAGGCAGCCCCCTCTGTACCTGGACAG ATGGTCCGTCCCAACATGCAGAACCTGGCCCggatgccccgcccccccgtcaGCACCGCCATCCCTCACGCCAACGCCGCCGCCAACGCCGCCGCGGTCGGAGCACCGGCCATGACGCAGCAG GTGCAGCAACACGCCATGATGTCATCGCCCTCACCTGTGCAGGTGCCCACGCCCCAGATGCCTCCGCCCCCCCAGCCgtccccccaaccccccacgTCCCAGCCCAACTCAGCCAG CTCAGGTCCCACTCCGTCCCCGGGGGGGTTCCAGCCCAGCCCGTCCCCCCAGCCGTCCCCGAGTCCAGCCACCTCCAGAACCCCCCAGAACTACGGGGTCCCGTCCCCGGGGCCGCTCAACACTCCAG GAAACCCCGGCTCGGTGATGAGTCCCGCCGGGGCCTCGTCCCTGGAGGACCAGCAGTACATGGAGAAGCTCAAGCAGCTGTCCAAGTACATCGAGCCGCTGCGCCGCATGATCAACAAGATCGACAAAAACGAAG ACAGGAAGAAGGACCTGAGTAAGATGAAGAGTCTCCTGAACATCCTGACGGACCCGACCACCAG GTGTCCCCTGAAGACGCTGCAGAAATGTGAGATCGCCCTGGAGAAGCTGAAGAACGACATGGCCGTG cccacccccccgccccccccggtaCCCACCAAGCAGCAGTACCTGTGCCAGCCCCTGCTGGACGCCGTCATGGCCAACATCCGCTCCCCCGTCTTCAACCACTCCCTGTACCGGACCTTCGCCCCGGCCATGAGCGCCATCCACGGCCCCCCCATCACCGGCCCCCCGGTGGGGGCCCGCAAGAGGAAGCTGGAGGAGGACGAGCCCGCTATCCCCAACATCCTGCAGGGGGAGGTGGCCCGGCTGGACGTCCGCTTCCTGGTGCAGCTGGACCCGGGATTCTGCAGCAACAACGGAACTGTGCACCTCGTCTGCAAGCTGG ATGACAAGAACCTGCCCAGCGTTCCTCCTCTGCAGCTCAGCGTTCCTGCAGATTATCCGGATCAGAGCCCGTTCTGGACCGACGACCGGGACCAGTACG GCTCCAACGTTTTCCTGCAGTCGGTCCACCGGAATCTGACGTCCAAACTGCTGCAGCTGCCGGACAAACACTCTCTGACGGAGCTGCTGAACACGTGGAGGCAGAGCGTCCGGCAGGCCTGTCTGTAA
- the med15 gene encoding mediator of RNA polymerase II transcription subunit 15 isoform X2, with translation MEVPGSDSDWRSPQFRQKVVAQIEEAMRKAGTMNTTPKSSTDMENHVYIKAKTREEYLSLVARLIIHFRDIHKKALGGPDPMNALTNLTGVGGGPGGIGMGPRPAGAPVGGLGAPVGAMGAMGPMQIGQHAMAGVAGNPQAIVPGSAVGGPGQMPMQQMVQQQQQQQQQSLQFQQFQQQQQQQQQQQQQQNAALQQFQQMRAQQQQQQLQHHQNQQLQHQNQQQQAQSQQQQNQMHQTRMQLQQQQQQMLQQQMQQQHAQAQAQAQAQAQAQAQAQAQSIQHMVQQQQQQHQVQPQPGQMPPHSQQQQQQQQAGLVQQMTPSQHVPINSLSQQQQQQLKIQALQQARASQLQQQQQQAAQQAQLNAAAAAAQAAPSVPGQMVRPNMQNLARMPRPPVSTAIPHANAAANAAAVGAPAMTQQQVQQHAMMSSPSPVQVPTPQMPPPPQPSPQPPTSQPNSASSGPTPSPGGFQPSPSPQPSPSPATSRTPQNYGVPSPGPLNTPGNPGSVMSPAGASSLEDQQYMEKLKQLSKYIEPLRRMINKIDKNEGGTPTPRHASVTAENRKKDLSKMKSLLNILTDPTTRCPLKTLQKCEIALEKLKNDMAVPTPPPPPVPTKQQYLCQPLLDAVMANIRSPVFNHSLYRTFAPAMSAIHGPPITGPPVGARKRKLEEDEPAIPNILQGEVARLDVRFLVQLDPGFCSNNGTVHLVCKLDDKNLPSVPPLQLSVPADYPDQSPFWTDDRDQYGSNVFLQSVHRNLTSKLLQLPDKHSLTELLNTWRQSVRQACL, from the exons ATGGAGGTTCCCGGCTCCGACAGCGACTGGAGGAGCCCGCAGTTCCGACAGAAAGTCGTGGCTCAGAT AGAGGAGGCCATGAGGAAAGCAGGAACCATGAACACCACGCCCAAGTCCAGCACAGACATGGAGAACCACGTCTACATCAAGGCCAAGACCCGG GAGGAGTACCTGTCCCTGGTGGCTCGGCTCATCATTCACTTCAGAGACATCC ACAAGAAGGCTCTCGGGGGTCCAG ATCCCATGAATGCCCTGACTAACCTGACGGGGGTCGGCGGGGGCCCGGGCGGCATCGGCATGGGGCCCCGCCCCGCCGGGGCCCCGGTGGGGGGCCTGGGGGCCCCGGTGGGGGCCATGGGGGCCATGGGGCCCATGCAGATAGGCCAGCATGCCATGGCCGGGGTGGCCGGGAACCCGCAAGCCA TTGTTCCTGGCTCCGCAGTGGGGGGGCCGGGCCAGATGCCCATGCAGCAGatggtgcagcagcagcagcagcagcagcagcagtcccTGCAGTTCCAGCagttccagcagcagcagcagcagcaacagcagcagcagcagcagcagaacgcAGCCCTGCAGCAGTTCCAGCAGATGagagcccagcagcagcagcagcagctgcagcaccaccagaaccagcagctgcagcaccagaaccagcagcagcaggcgcagagccagcagcagcagaaccag ATGCACCAGACGAggatgcagctgcagcagcagcagcagcagatgctgcagcagcagatgcagcagcaACACGCCCAGGCGCAGGCTCAGGCTCAAGCGCAGGCCCAAGCCCAAGCTCAAGCTCAGGCCCAGTCCATCCAGCACatggtgcagcagcagcagcagcagcaccaggttCAGCCCCAGCCGGGCCAGATGCCTCCGcactcccagcagcagcagcagcagcagcaggccgGCCTGGTGCAGCAGATGACGCCGTCCCAGCACGTCCCCATCAACTCCCtgagccagcagcagcagcagcagctcaagatcCAGGCCCTGCAG caGGCCCGTGCgtcgcagctgcagcagcagcagcagcaggcggCGCAGCAGGCACAGCtcaacgccgccgccgccgctgcgcAGGCAGCCCCCTCTGTACCTGGACAG ATGGTCCGTCCCAACATGCAGAACCTGGCCCggatgccccgcccccccgtcaGCACCGCCATCCCTCACGCCAACGCCGCCGCCAACGCCGCCGCGGTCGGAGCACCGGCCATGACGCAGCAG CAGGTGCAGCAACACGCCATGATGTCATCGCCCTCACCTGTGCAGGTGCCCACGCCCCAGATGCCTCCGCCCCCCCAGCCgtccccccaaccccccacgTCCCAGCCCAACTCAGCCAG CTCAGGTCCCACTCCGTCCCCGGGGGGGTTCCAGCCCAGCCCGTCCCCCCAGCCGTCCCCGAGTCCAGCCACCTCCAGAACCCCCCAGAACTACGGGGTCCCGTCCCCGGGGCCGCTCAACACTCCAG GAAACCCCGGCTCGGTGATGAGTCCCGCCGGGGCCTCGTCCCTGGAGGACCAGCAGTACATGGAGAAGCTCAAGCAGCTGTCCAAGTACATCGAGCCGCTGCGCCGCATGATCAACAAGATCGACAAAAACGAAGGTGGGACGCCGACGCCGCGGCACGCTTCTGTCACGGCCGAAA ACAGGAAGAAGGACCTGAGTAAGATGAAGAGTCTCCTGAACATCCTGACGGACCCGACCACCAG GTGTCCCCTGAAGACGCTGCAGAAATGTGAGATCGCCCTGGAGAAGCTGAAGAACGACATGGCCGTG cccacccccccgccccccccggtaCCCACCAAGCAGCAGTACCTGTGCCAGCCCCTGCTGGACGCCGTCATGGCCAACATCCGCTCCCCCGTCTTCAACCACTCCCTGTACCGGACCTTCGCCCCGGCCATGAGCGCCATCCACGGCCCCCCCATCACCGGCCCCCCGGTGGGGGCCCGCAAGAGGAAGCTGGAGGAGGACGAGCCCGCTATCCCCAACATCCTGCAGGGGGAGGTGGCCCGGCTGGACGTCCGCTTCCTGGTGCAGCTGGACCCGGGATTCTGCAGCAACAACGGAACTGTGCACCTCGTCTGCAAGCTGG ATGACAAGAACCTGCCCAGCGTTCCTCCTCTGCAGCTCAGCGTTCCTGCAGATTATCCGGATCAGAGCCCGTTCTGGACCGACGACCGGGACCAGTACG GCTCCAACGTTTTCCTGCAGTCGGTCCACCGGAATCTGACGTCCAAACTGCTGCAGCTGCCGGACAAACACTCTCTGACGGAGCTGCTGAACACGTGGAG GCAGAGCGTGAGGCAGGCCTGTCTGTAG
- the med15 gene encoding mediator of RNA polymerase II transcription subunit 15 isoform X6, with amino-acid sequence MEVPGSDSDWRSPQFRQKVVAQIEEAMRKAGTMNTTPKSSTDMENHVYIKAKTREEYLSLVARLIIHFRDIHKKALGGPDPMNALTNLTGVGGGPGGIGMGPRPAGAPVGGLGAPVGAMGAMGPMQIGQHAMAGVAGNPQAIVPGSAVGGPGQMPMQQMVQQQQQQQQQSLQFQQFQQQQQQQQQQQQQQNAALQQFQQMRAQQQQQQLQHHQNQQLQHQNQQQQAQSQQQQNQMHQTRMQLQQQQQQMLQQQMQQQHAQAQAQAQAQAQAQAQAQAQSIQHMVQQQQQQHQVQPQPGQMPPHSQQQQQQQQAGLVQQMTPSQHVPINSLSQQQQQQLKIQALQQARASQLQQQQQQAAQQAQLNAAAAAAQAAPSVPGQMVRPNMQNLARMPRPPVSTAIPHANAAANAAAVGAPAMTQQQVQQHAMMSSPSPVQVPTPQMPPPPQPSPQPPTSQPNSASSGPTPSPGGFQPSPSPQPSPSPATSRTPQNYGVPSPGPLNTPGNPGSVMSPAGASSLEDQQYMEKLKQLSKYIEPLRRMINKIDKNEDRKKDLSKMKSLLNILTDPTTRCPLKTLQKCEIALEKLKNDMAVPTPPPPPVPTKQQYLCQPLLDAVMANIRSPVFNHSLYRTFAPAMSAIHGPPITGPPVGARKRKLEEDEPAIPNILQGEVARLDVRFLVQLDPGFCSNNGTVHLVCKLDDKNLPSVPPLQLSVPADYPDQSPFWTDDRDQYGSNVFLQSVHRNLTSKLLQLPDKHSLTELLNTWRQSVRQACL; translated from the exons ATGGAGGTTCCCGGCTCCGACAGCGACTGGAGGAGCCCGCAGTTCCGACAGAAAGTCGTGGCTCAGAT AGAGGAGGCCATGAGGAAAGCAGGAACCATGAACACCACGCCCAAGTCCAGCACAGACATGGAGAACCACGTCTACATCAAGGCCAAGACCCGG GAGGAGTACCTGTCCCTGGTGGCTCGGCTCATCATTCACTTCAGAGACATCC ACAAGAAGGCTCTCGGGGGTCCAG ATCCCATGAATGCCCTGACTAACCTGACGGGGGTCGGCGGGGGCCCGGGCGGCATCGGCATGGGGCCCCGCCCCGCCGGGGCCCCGGTGGGGGGCCTGGGGGCCCCGGTGGGGGCCATGGGGGCCATGGGGCCCATGCAGATAGGCCAGCATGCCATGGCCGGGGTGGCCGGGAACCCGCAAGCCA TTGTTCCTGGCTCCGCAGTGGGGGGGCCGGGCCAGATGCCCATGCAGCAGatggtgcagcagcagcagcagcagcagcagcagtcccTGCAGTTCCAGCagttccagcagcagcagcagcagcaacagcagcagcagcagcagcagaacgcAGCCCTGCAGCAGTTCCAGCAGATGagagcccagcagcagcagcagcagctgcagcaccaccagaaccagcagctgcagcaccagaaccagcagcagcaggcgcagagccagcagcagcagaaccag ATGCACCAGACGAggatgcagctgcagcagcagcagcagcagatgctgcagcagcagatgcagcagcaACACGCCCAGGCGCAGGCTCAGGCTCAAGCGCAGGCCCAAGCCCAAGCTCAAGCTCAGGCCCAGTCCATCCAGCACatggtgcagcagcagcagcagcagcaccaggttCAGCCCCAGCCGGGCCAGATGCCTCCGcactcccagcagcagcagcagcagcagcaggccgGCCTGGTGCAGCAGATGACGCCGTCCCAGCACGTCCCCATCAACTCCCtgagccagcagcagcagcagcagctcaagatcCAGGCCCTGCAG caGGCCCGTGCgtcgcagctgcagcagcagcagcagcaggcggCGCAGCAGGCACAGCtcaacgccgccgccgccgctgcgcAGGCAGCCCCCTCTGTACCTGGACAG ATGGTCCGTCCCAACATGCAGAACCTGGCCCggatgccccgcccccccgtcaGCACCGCCATCCCTCACGCCAACGCCGCCGCCAACGCCGCCGCGGTCGGAGCACCGGCCATGACGCAGCAG CAGGTGCAGCAACACGCCATGATGTCATCGCCCTCACCTGTGCAGGTGCCCACGCCCCAGATGCCTCCGCCCCCCCAGCCgtccccccaaccccccacgTCCCAGCCCAACTCAGCCAG CTCAGGTCCCACTCCGTCCCCGGGGGGGTTCCAGCCCAGCCCGTCCCCCCAGCCGTCCCCGAGTCCAGCCACCTCCAGAACCCCCCAGAACTACGGGGTCCCGTCCCCGGGGCCGCTCAACACTCCAG GAAACCCCGGCTCGGTGATGAGTCCCGCCGGGGCCTCGTCCCTGGAGGACCAGCAGTACATGGAGAAGCTCAAGCAGCTGTCCAAGTACATCGAGCCGCTGCGCCGCATGATCAACAAGATCGACAAAAACGAAG ACAGGAAGAAGGACCTGAGTAAGATGAAGAGTCTCCTGAACATCCTGACGGACCCGACCACCAG GTGTCCCCTGAAGACGCTGCAGAAATGTGAGATCGCCCTGGAGAAGCTGAAGAACGACATGGCCGTG cccacccccccgccccccccggtaCCCACCAAGCAGCAGTACCTGTGCCAGCCCCTGCTGGACGCCGTCATGGCCAACATCCGCTCCCCCGTCTTCAACCACTCCCTGTACCGGACCTTCGCCCCGGCCATGAGCGCCATCCACGGCCCCCCCATCACCGGCCCCCCGGTGGGGGCCCGCAAGAGGAAGCTGGAGGAGGACGAGCCCGCTATCCCCAACATCCTGCAGGGGGAGGTGGCCCGGCTGGACGTCCGCTTCCTGGTGCAGCTGGACCCGGGATTCTGCAGCAACAACGGAACTGTGCACCTCGTCTGCAAGCTGG ATGACAAGAACCTGCCCAGCGTTCCTCCTCTGCAGCTCAGCGTTCCTGCAGATTATCCGGATCAGAGCCCGTTCTGGACCGACGACCGGGACCAGTACG GCTCCAACGTTTTCCTGCAGTCGGTCCACCGGAATCTGACGTCCAAACTGCTGCAGCTGCCGGACAAACACTCTCTGACGGAGCTGCTGAACACGTGGAGGCAGAGCGTCCGGCAGGCCTGTCTGTAA
- the med15 gene encoding mediator of RNA polymerase II transcription subunit 15 isoform X4: MEVPGSDSDWRSPQFRQKVVAQIEEAMRKAGTMNTTPKSSTDMENHVYIKAKTREEYLSLVARLIIHFRDIHKKALGGPDPMNALTNLTGVGGGPGGIGMGPRPAGAPVGGLGAPVGAMGAMGPMQIGQHAMAGVAGNPQAIVPGSAVGGPGQMPMQQMVQQQQQQQQQSLQFQQFQQQQQQQQQQQQQQNAALQQFQQMRAQQQQQQLQHHQNQQLQHQNQQQQAQSQQQQNQMHQTRMQLQQQQQQMLQQQMQQQHAQAQAQAQAQAQAQAQAQAQSIQHMVQQQQQQHQVQPQPGQMPPHSQQQQQQQQAGLVQQMTPSQHVPINSLSQQQQQQLKIQALQQARASQLQQQQQQAAQQAQLNAAAAAAQAAPSVPGQMVRPNMQNLARMPRPPVSTAIPHANAAANAAAVGAPAMTQQVQQHAMMSSPSPVQVPTPQMPPPPQPSPQPPTSQPNSASSGPTPSPGGFQPSPSPQPSPSPATSRTPQNYGVPSPGPLNTPGNPGSVMSPAGASSLEDQQYMEKLKQLSKYIEPLRRMINKIDKNEGGTPTPRHASVTAENRKKDLSKMKSLLNILTDPTTRCPLKTLQKCEIALEKLKNDMAVPTPPPPPVPTKQQYLCQPLLDAVMANIRSPVFNHSLYRTFAPAMSAIHGPPITGPPVGARKRKLEEDEPAIPNILQGEVARLDVRFLVQLDPGFCSNNGTVHLVCKLDDKNLPSVPPLQLSVPADYPDQSPFWTDDRDQYGSNVFLQSVHRNLTSKLLQLPDKHSLTELLNTWRQSVRQACL; this comes from the exons ATGGAGGTTCCCGGCTCCGACAGCGACTGGAGGAGCCCGCAGTTCCGACAGAAAGTCGTGGCTCAGAT AGAGGAGGCCATGAGGAAAGCAGGAACCATGAACACCACGCCCAAGTCCAGCACAGACATGGAGAACCACGTCTACATCAAGGCCAAGACCCGG GAGGAGTACCTGTCCCTGGTGGCTCGGCTCATCATTCACTTCAGAGACATCC ACAAGAAGGCTCTCGGGGGTCCAG ATCCCATGAATGCCCTGACTAACCTGACGGGGGTCGGCGGGGGCCCGGGCGGCATCGGCATGGGGCCCCGCCCCGCCGGGGCCCCGGTGGGGGGCCTGGGGGCCCCGGTGGGGGCCATGGGGGCCATGGGGCCCATGCAGATAGGCCAGCATGCCATGGCCGGGGTGGCCGGGAACCCGCAAGCCA TTGTTCCTGGCTCCGCAGTGGGGGGGCCGGGCCAGATGCCCATGCAGCAGatggtgcagcagcagcagcagcagcagcagcagtcccTGCAGTTCCAGCagttccagcagcagcagcagcagcaacagcagcagcagcagcagcagaacgcAGCCCTGCAGCAGTTCCAGCAGATGagagcccagcagcagcagcagcagctgcagcaccaccagaaccagcagctgcagcaccagaaccagcagcagcaggcgcagagccagcagcagcagaaccag ATGCACCAGACGAggatgcagctgcagcagcagcagcagcagatgctgcagcagcagatgcagcagcaACACGCCCAGGCGCAGGCTCAGGCTCAAGCGCAGGCCCAAGCCCAAGCTCAAGCTCAGGCCCAGTCCATCCAGCACatggtgcagcagcagcagcagcagcaccaggttCAGCCCCAGCCGGGCCAGATGCCTCCGcactcccagcagcagcagcagcagcagcaggccgGCCTGGTGCAGCAGATGACGCCGTCCCAGCACGTCCCCATCAACTCCCtgagccagcagcagcagcagcagctcaagatcCAGGCCCTGCAG caGGCCCGTGCgtcgcagctgcagcagcagcagcagcaggcggCGCAGCAGGCACAGCtcaacgccgccgccgccgctgcgcAGGCAGCCCCCTCTGTACCTGGACAG ATGGTCCGTCCCAACATGCAGAACCTGGCCCggatgccccgcccccccgtcaGCACCGCCATCCCTCACGCCAACGCCGCCGCCAACGCCGCCGCGGTCGGAGCACCGGCCATGACGCAGCAG GTGCAGCAACACGCCATGATGTCATCGCCCTCACCTGTGCAGGTGCCCACGCCCCAGATGCCTCCGCCCCCCCAGCCgtccccccaaccccccacgTCCCAGCCCAACTCAGCCAG CTCAGGTCCCACTCCGTCCCCGGGGGGGTTCCAGCCCAGCCCGTCCCCCCAGCCGTCCCCGAGTCCAGCCACCTCCAGAACCCCCCAGAACTACGGGGTCCCGTCCCCGGGGCCGCTCAACACTCCAG GAAACCCCGGCTCGGTGATGAGTCCCGCCGGGGCCTCGTCCCTGGAGGACCAGCAGTACATGGAGAAGCTCAAGCAGCTGTCCAAGTACATCGAGCCGCTGCGCCGCATGATCAACAAGATCGACAAAAACGAAGGTGGGACGCCGACGCCGCGGCACGCTTCTGTCACGGCCGAAA ACAGGAAGAAGGACCTGAGTAAGATGAAGAGTCTCCTGAACATCCTGACGGACCCGACCACCAG GTGTCCCCTGAAGACGCTGCAGAAATGTGAGATCGCCCTGGAGAAGCTGAAGAACGACATGGCCGTG cccacccccccgccccccccggtaCCCACCAAGCAGCAGTACCTGTGCCAGCCCCTGCTGGACGCCGTCATGGCCAACATCCGCTCCCCCGTCTTCAACCACTCCCTGTACCGGACCTTCGCCCCGGCCATGAGCGCCATCCACGGCCCCCCCATCACCGGCCCCCCGGTGGGGGCCCGCAAGAGGAAGCTGGAGGAGGACGAGCCCGCTATCCCCAACATCCTGCAGGGGGAGGTGGCCCGGCTGGACGTCCGCTTCCTGGTGCAGCTGGACCCGGGATTCTGCAGCAACAACGGAACTGTGCACCTCGTCTGCAAGCTGG ATGACAAGAACCTGCCCAGCGTTCCTCCTCTGCAGCTCAGCGTTCCTGCAGATTATCCGGATCAGAGCCCGTTCTGGACCGACGACCGGGACCAGTACG GCTCCAACGTTTTCCTGCAGTCGGTCCACCGGAATCTGACGTCCAAACTGCTGCAGCTGCCGGACAAACACTCTCTGACGGAGCTGCTGAACACGTGGAGGCAGAGCGTCCGGCAGGCCTGTCTGTAA